The Nitrosomonadales bacterium nucleotide sequence AGTTCATTAAATGGAACGCTGGATTCCCGCTTTCGCGGGAATGACGAATCCAGAATGTCGTTGGGCGAATCAGGGGATGCAGCTTTCATTGTCGCGCTCAATGCATCCTGCAAGGCATGGAACACGAACTGGTGGATGCCCTGGCTCTCGCGGAAGCGCACTTCGCTCTTGGCCGGGTGTACGTTCACGTCCACCTGTTCCGGCGGCATCTCCAGGAACAGCACGAAAGCGGGATGGCGCTGGTGGTGCAGGATGTCCTGATAGGCTTGGCGCACGGCGTGCATCAGCACCTTGTCGCGCACGAAGCGGCCGTTGACGAAGAAATACTGTTCGTCGCGCGTCGAGCGCGAGTAGGCGGGCAGGGCGGCGATGCCGTAGAGGTGCAGGGCACCGATCCGGCGCTCTACGGTGACGGCGTGCTGGCCGAATTCGGCGCCGAGGATGGCGGCGACCCTCTCCCCCAACCCCTCTCCCGCAAGCGGGCGAGGGGAGCGAGAAACGGGTGTTCTCCAATTAGATGCTTCCCCCTCTCCCGCGAGCGGGCGAGGGGAGCGCGTGGCGGCGAGTTGCCAGATGTTCTTGCCGTTATGCTGCAACGAGAACGCCACATCCGGGCGCGACAGCGCGATGCGCTTGAAGGTCTCTTCGCACCAGGCGTATTCGGTGGACTCAGACTTCAGGAATTTGCGCCGCGCGGGAGTGTTGAAATACAGCTCGCGCATCTCGATGCTGGTGCCATGCGGATGGGAGGCGGGAGCAGCTTCGGATTGCGTGCCGTCTGCCGCGTCCACTTTCCACGCATGCGTCGCATCCGGCGTGCGGCTGGTCAGCGTCAGTTGCGCCACGGCGGCCATGCTGGCCAGTGCCTCGCCACGGAAACCCATGCTGGCGACGCGCTGCAGGTCGTCCAGTGAGGCGATCTTGCTGGTGGCGTGACGCATCAGCGCCAGCGGCAGTTGTTCCGCCGCGATGCCGCCGCCGTCGTCACGCACTCGCAACAATTTGATGCCACCATTCTCGAGTTGCACGGCGATGTCGGTCGCGCCCGCATCCAGGCTGTTCTCCAGCAGTTCCTTCAGAGCCGAAGCGGGGCGTTCGATCACCTCGCCGGCGGCGATCTGGCTGATGAGCAGGTCTGGCAACAGATGAATGGTGGGCATGTCGCGAGCGTGGTTATTTGCGGGTTTGCGGTCGATTATAACGGAGAACGACCGGCCAATCGGACAGGCGATGAGGTATAATCGCCGCCGTATTTGCAGTGTCTTGGCAACCCCTGAAAGACACTTCCAGGCTGTTTCAGAACCAAGGAGAGATTCATGCGGATAGGCATTCCTGCGGAAACGGTCGCAGGCGAGAAGCGCGTTGCGACAGTACCAGAAGTCGTTGAGAAACTCATCAAGCTGGGATTCAGTGTGACGGTAGAGTCCGGCGCCGGAGACGCGGCAAATTGCAGTGACGATTCCTATCGCGCGGCAGGCGCCGAGATCGTCTCTGGCGCTCCCGAGCTGTGGGCCACATCCGACATCGTGTTCAAGGTGAGTGTCCCGACCAGCGCCGAAGTTGAGTTGATGCGCGAGGGCGGCATCCTGATCGGTTTCATCTGGCCCGCACAAAATCCGGAATTGATGAAGCAACTGGCGGCGAAAAAGGCGACCGTGCTGGCTATCGACTGCCTGCCGCGCATGTTGAGCCGCGCCCAGAAGATGGACGCGCTGACCTCGCAGGCCGGCGTCGCCGGCTACCGCGCCGTCATCGAGGCCGCCAACGCCTTCGGCCGCTTCTTCAACGGCCAGATCACGGCTGCGGGCAAGGTTCCGCCCGCCAAGGTGTTCATCGCCGGCGCCGGCGTGGCCGGTCTGGCTGCCATCGGCACCGCTGCGGGTCTGGGCGCCATCGTGCGCGCCAACGACACCCGCGCCGAAGTGGCCGATCAGGTCAAATCCTTGGGCGGCGAGTTCGTCAAGGTCGATTACGAAGAAGAGGGCGGCGGCGGCGGCGGTTATGCCAAGGTGATGAGCGAGGGTTTCCAGCAGGCGCAGCGCGAGATGTACGCGAAGCAGGCCCGCGAGGTGGACATCATCATCACCACCGCGCTGATCCCCGGCAAACCTGCACCCCGGCTGATCACCGCCGAGATGGTGCAGAGCATGAAGCCCGGCAGCGTCATCGTCGACATGGCGGGCGAGCGGGGTGGCAACTGCGAACTGACCGAACCCGGCCAGGCGGTCGTGAAGCATGGCGTGACCATCATCGGTTATACCGACCTGAACTCGCGACTGGCCAAGCAATCTTCCACGCTGTACGGAACCAACCTGTTCCGCCTCACCGAGGAGCTGTGCAAGACCAAGGACGGCATCGTCAACGTCAACATGGAAGATGATGCGATCCGCGGCCTGACTGTCATCAAGGACGGCGAGATCACCTGGCCCGCTCCCGCGCCGAAATTGCCTGCCGCAGCGGCCAAGCCGGCTGCCGCAAAACCGGTTGCTGCGCCTGCCGCACATGGTGGGGCTGGCGCCCCGGCGTCCCTGGGCAAGGTGGCGGCGCTGTTCGTTGCGGTAGCGGCGCTGTTCCTGCTCATCGGCGCCTATGCGCCCGCAGCGTTCCTCGGACACTTCACCGTGTTCGTGCTCGCGTGTTTCGTCGGTTACATGGTGGTGTGGAACGTCACGCCGGCCCTGCACACGCCGCTGATGAGCGTGACCAACGCGATCTCCAGCATCATCGCCATCGGCGCGCTGGTACAGATCGCGCCGCCGCAGTCGCAGAACTGGCTCGGCATGGCGATCGAGCGTCCTGATGGCTGGATCCTGGCGCTGGCTGTGCTGGCCATCGCGCTGACCGCCATCAATATGATCGGCGGCTTTGCGGTTACCCAGCGCATGCTGTCGATGTTCCGCAAGTAAAGGATAAATAAACATGTCTGCAAGTCTGGTAACTGTTTCATATATTGGCGCGATCATTCTCTTCATCCTCAGCCTGGGCGGCCTGTCCAGCCCGGAATCTTCGCGGCGCGGGAATCTCTACGGCATCATCGGCATGACCATTGCCGTGCTGGCGACCGTGTTCGGCCCGCGCGTCACGATGGCCGGCATCCCCTGGATCATCGGCGCGATGGTCGTGGGCGGCAGCATCGGCCTCTATGCCGCCCGCAAGGTGCAGATGACGCAGATGCCGGAACTGGTCGCGCTGATGCACAGCCTGGTCGGCCTTGCCGCCATGCTGGTCGGCTTCGCCAGTTACATCGACACATCCATCGCCTTCAGCGGTGCGGAAAAAGCCATCCACGAGCTTGAGATCTACATCGGAATCTATATCGGTGCGGTGACCTTCTCCGGCTCCATCATTGCCTTCGGCAAGCTGTCGGGCAAGATCGGCGGCAAGCCCATGTTGCTGCCGGCACGCCACTGGCTCAACTTCGCCGGCGCACTGCTGGTGGTCTATTTCGCCTACGACTTCATGCACGGGGAAACGGTCGGAGACGGAACTCTGGCGCTCGTGGTGATGACCACCATCGGCCTGCTGTTCGGCATCCACATGGTGATGGCCATCGGCGGCGCCGACATGCCGGTGGTCGTGTCCATGCTCAACAGCTATTCCGGCTGGGCTGCTGCCGCAACGGGCTTCATGCTCTCGAACGACCTGCTGATCGTCGTCGGTGCGCTGGTGGGATCGAGCGGCGCAATCCTGTCCTACATCATGTGCCGCGCGATGAACCGCAACTTCATCAGCGTCATCGCGGGCGGATTCGGCACCGGTGGCGGCAAGCCGGCCAAGGCCGACGGCGATGCGCAACCGGCGGGTGAAGTGGTGCCCATCAGTGCGGCCGAGACGGCAGAACTGCTCGGCTCCGCCAAGAGCGTGATCATCGTGCCGGGCTATGGCATGGCAGTGGCACAGGCACAGCACACGGTCTATGAGATCACGCAACTGTTGCGCGAGAAGGGCGTCAACGTGCGCTTCGGCATCCACCCGGTTGCCGGCCGCATGCCCGGCCACATGAACGTATTGCTGGCCGAAGCCAAGGTGCCTTACGACATCGTGATGGAAATGGACGAACTCAATGCGGATTTCCCGGATACCGATGTCTCCATCGTGATCGGCGCCAACGACATCGTGAACCCGGCAGCGCAGGAAGATCCCACCAGCCCCATCGCCGGCATGCCGGTACTGGAAGTCTGGAAGGCCAAGACCTCCATCGTGATGAAGCGCAGCATGGCCACGGGCTACGCCGGCGTGGACAATCCGCTGTTCTACAAGGAGAACAACCGCATGCTGTTCGGCGATGCCAAGAAGATGCTGGAAGAAGTATTCGTTGCGCTGAAAGCATGACCGCGCGGGGGTGCGCCGCCCCCGATTCAGATCAGGAACGCAATGGTAGAAATTAAAAAGAGCCGCTCTCGCGGCTCTTTTTCATTGAGGAAGAAGCGGAGGGGCGCCATCAACACGAAGCGGAAGTTTAGACTGTGCGGCACGACCGTCTCATCCTCGGCCAATGCTGCCGGTGGCGTACTGTCCCATCTAGGTCAGCTATGCAACGTACACCGGCCATTGGCTTGAAATGCCGCTGAATGGCCGCCTCCCACCTTCGGCAAAGCGGACAAACGACCCGTTGTTGCTGGTCACGAGCGTCGGCTTTCTTGCAGTGTATTTAACACCTTGACCATCACCAAATGGCACGATTTGGCCTAACACTCATTCGAACAGCCTATTCAGAGGTGGGCACCAGCGCCAATTTGTTCAAATCATTGATAGCTGATGCTGACGACCAGCTTTATCCTACACGTTGTGCCAGTTCATCATTGCGAGCTGGCAACTGTTTATGGCTGAGAACTAGTTAAGCTTCAGGTGCTCAATGCGTTTTTAGAGCTCAAGGCTCAGCACAACAGAGCCATAAGCCTGGTTTGGCACCTGATCCTCGAATTCCCGTGATCGTCAGTTGTAGCAACCTGGTCTGGAGTTTCGGGAAGGCGAGGATGTGTTGCTAATTAATCCTATCGACCTCCGCGACCACTACCCATGCCGCCTTGTCCACCGCCCATACCACCGCCCATACCACTGCCCATACCACTGCCTTTACCCTGACCACCACCTTGACGACGCGTCGATGGAGTATCAGAAATAGATTTACCCAACTCAGATGCACGCGCCTTCATTTCTTCGTGTTGTTCTGAACGGATTGTTTCGCGTTCTTCGGCTGTCGTAGCATTACGCATCTTGTTCCGCTGTTCATCACGTTCTTCTTGGCTCATCATTTCTTTGCCAAGCACTTGTCGATTTTGCGTTTGAGCTTGAACAGGCGTTGTAGTCACCTCATCTGCAATCGCAACTCCACTTCCAATAAGTGCTGCCACAGTGATTACTTTCAATGCTGTCAGGTTTTTCATTTTAAGCCTCCGAAAAATTAATTGATTATTTTCACAACGTCAACGAAATCTAATTGATAAATTACAAACTTGCTTGTTGGTGCGATTGCAGTATCACTGGAATTCGCAAGGATCTATGTGACTTTTGTCACAGGCGATAACTGTTTTTAGTAACAAAATATTTCTGGTGTAACGGATTGCCCGTCATATGCTTTTCTTCGTTAACGAACAGCAGATCTTTGCACGATTAGGCCTGCCGTTCATGCTAACAACCTATTCAGTAGCGGGTTCACGCGCCAATTTATTCAGATCAAGAGACATGAAGTAGCTCACATTTCATAAGCACCTTCAAAAACGGTTGCGAAACATCAGATGAGTCGTCACACTCGCAATCACAAACCACACCGCAGTACGCATACCCATCGCAATAATCGTGCGTTGTTCATAGGCGCCACCGAAGTTGATGTGCATGCCGAAAGCGGCAAATGCGAGCGCAATCCCTGCGGCAATTACAATGGCCAGCCAAACCGCCCAACGTTTCTGCAACCAAAATCCAACGCCAGCAGCGATATAGGCAAATCCCGATAAGAAATTAAACCAAAGCACGAATGGCACATAGTTTCCAGCCGCAGAAACTGCCGCCTCGTTGCCCAGCAACACTGCCCCTCCCCTCCTTGATCGTCATTAAACCAAAGAGGATTGCCACGATCGAGAGTGACGTTATTAGCCAGCCTCGAGGATGTTTAAGTGTAGTCATACTGATGCCACCTTTCTTTGAGATAAGTGCCAGACCCGAACGGTTCGACTTTGTTTATTTGGTTTCTTCTACGAAGCGATAAATTTCGTGGCAAGCAATGCAGTTATTCATGGCCGCACTCAGCTTGGCAACTACCAGATTGCTGTCTTTTGACTTTGCAGCTTCGACTGCGATATCGTCAAATTTTCCTCGCGTATCAAAACCCAGCGCCTTCATCTCAACTGGAAGCTTCCTGAACAGCGAGCCAGGAGTATCTGCCTCGGCACCCATTCCAGATGCTTTGGCTGATTTGATGACCGCATCGAAATCTTTCGCCGAAGCCGCTTCCAATATTCCTTGGGAGCTTTTCAGCCACATACGCATCTCCAGCAGCAAGGCGTTGCGTTCATCTTTACTTAGCATGACTGCCTGACGCCCATCATCAGACGGCTGCACATTACCTACCGTGAATTTGTACCCCAATGCTGAAATGATAACGGCCAGAACGGCAACCATAATCCAACTCAATTTGCAATTCTTCATATTGCCTTCCCCCTAAATAATGATTTATCAATAGCTGATTTACTTGCTTGGCGTGCCATAGAAGTGGTCAACGAACTTGCTCCGAAAGGTTTGGTGGCAATTCAAACAAGTGGTTTGCACTTGCTGAAAAGCGGCGATGACTTTCTGCCCGTCCTTCTCATGTGCGGCATGTTCAAGACCATGTGCGGCCTTATGCGTCTCAGCGTCGAGCGCTTTGAACTTGGACATCTCCAGACCCCATGAAACTCATGATGCGCATTTTTTCGGCCATCGGCGGTTGTGGATGCGCGGCAATGTGTGGAGCCGTCTTGGCGACCAGTTCCCAATCTTCGCGCGCGATGCCGTCAGTGATAGCTTGCATGTTCTTGCCCAACTCCTTCATCACTTTTTGTAACTCAAGTGGTTCGCGGCTTGTGCATGAGATACAGATAATGCGAAGGTGATAAGGGATACAGCTAAGATTGTTTGCTTCTTCATGGAGACTCCTAGTGTGGGTAACAAACTAATTGCGTGTTTTCACGCCGTGTAAAAAGATCGGGAATGTTTTTTCTGCTTGACGCTGGAGTGCATGCTTTCCACCAAATACAGATGACTGCATTACCAACCCTTGAATCATGCCGATGTAGAGCACAGCCGCACTTTGGCTGTCGAGTTCATTTGATGCCAAAGACTGTGATTTTGCTTCTTCCAACAAACCTGCAATCTTGGTCTCATAACCAGAAATAATCCCTTCAATAAGTTGACGCAACTTACCGTTCTTTATGTAGCAATTCAGTGAACAGCAAACGGGGAATAGCAGGATGTTTGCTGATGAACGTGATGTGCGCAAAGAACATACGCTCGATGGCATTCAAGGGATCAGTCGAATCGGCGGCGGCCTTCTCCAATACTTTCATCAGGCGTTCCGCACCCATACGATTACGGCAAACCAGATGTCGTCCTCGGTCGCAAAGTGTCTAAAGATGGCGCCTTGTGTAAGGTTCATGGCATCTGCCATATCTTGTGTGGTGACGCTGTCCACGCCTTTGTCGCAGCCAGCTCCACCGCCACACGAATAATTTCGCTTTGGCGCTCCTCCGAACTCATCCGTTTCTTTACAGTTTCTTGATTCAATATCGCTCTCCTTTGAATAAATCGTTAAACGTGTCTACCTTCGCCAGCTTCCTCATACGTACGCCCATCACGAATATGATAGATGCGCTTGAACGTGGGGATGATCTTCTCGTCATGGGTCACGACGATGATGGCAGTTTGATATTGCTCCGCCATCTGATTCAGGATGCGCACCACGTTGAGCGCACGTTCGCTATCCAGCGGCGCGGTCGGCTCATCAGCCAGAATGATCCCAGGATGATTGGCCAACGCACGGGCAATGGAGACACGTTGCTGTTCTCCCCGGAGTTGTGAAACAGCCGCCTTGGAGCGGTGACCTACATCCAGTGCTGTTAACAATTCTTGTGCCCGAATACAGAGTCAGCATTCGAGATGCCAGCCAACATCGGCAGCAAGGCGACGTTATCGGTGACATCCAAGAACGGAATCAAGTAAGGCGCTTGGAAGATGAAACCGATGCGATCACGGCGCAGGGTGCGCAAATCGTCGATTTTCCATGCCTCGTCATAGATTGCTTGCCCGCCCAACGTCATGCGGCCAGCAGTGGGTTCAATGACTGCCCCCAAGCATTTGAGTAGCGTGCTCTTTCCGGAACCGCTACAACCAACCCCACCACCTCTCCCGGCCAGATAGTCATGTCCACGCCTTTGAGCGCATCCACGGCGGTATCGCCCTCGCCGTAGCGCTTCTTCAAGTTCTCGATGTGAATGGCAGGTTTCACTCATCTCAGCCGCCAATCGCAGTTGCTGGGTCGATTCGTAGTGCAGCGCGAATAGCGAAGACACTGGCAAGTGCACACATGAGCATCACCAGAAGGAATCCCAAAACGGCATCGCCCGACACTAGCAACACATATTTGGGGAACATAGGTGCCCCAACGTTGCCGACAACTTGCCCACTAGGAACCCGATCAAACCCAGGCTTAAGGCTTGTTGCAGAATCATGCCGCTGATGGTCCTGTTGGTCGCCCCGGATCAACTTGAGCACCGCAATCTCGCGTACCTTGTTCATGGTCATCGTGAAAATAATGAAGGCGACGATGGCCGCACTGACGATGGCGAGAATCACAAGGAACATGAATATCTGTTTGGATGAAGTGGCGATCAGGCGCGCCACCAGAATCTCATCCATCTGATCTTTGGAATAAGCTTGCAAGTGTTTCCAGCGCACGATCTGCTCAGATACTGTGGCCTCGCTACCCTGCACAGTGCGCACCAACACGGCATTCACGAATCGACTCGATGTCTGGCTGGCTTGTATCGCTTCCAACAATCCGGGGACCCCCGGACGATTGAAGGCCGGGTTCGCAGCAGTGCGCACGTTCGTTCACGAGCGCATCGTTGTCTTTAGGAATTGTACTTCCTGCGCATCCTTAAGCGGAATGAAGATCATCGGATCGCCACCTGATGAGACCATGCGGCGTGTGAGCCCAACCACGGTGTATTCGTGGCGGCGGATGGTGACCGTGTCACCTACGGCAAGACCGGTCTTGATGTCGACCAGTGCTTCATAGTGCGAACGTGTGATTGGACGACCGGCAACAAGATAAGCTCGGTTCACCCGGCTTGCCCGCCCAAACCCACCAACATCACGCGGATGTCTTTGTTGTTGTGGCGTATCTGCATGGTCAGGTAGGTAACATTGCCCGCTTCAAGTATGCCCGGCATGCCCAGCAAGTCTTTGGCTACATCATCATGCACGCTGGAGGGTTCGGCATACGGCCCCAAGGTGTCCTGCTGCACCACCCACAGATCGGCCCCCGATTCTCGATCAGCACGCGTGCATCATCCACCATGCCGCGATAGACGCCTGCCATGGTCAGCGTCACACCGATCAGCAGTTAAGACCCATGCAAGTGAAAACGAATTTCCCCAGCCATGCAGAATGTCGCGGCTCGCCAAATTGATCATGAATTAGCCTTTAACCAGCGCGGACACTACTTTAACTTTTAGACCCTCGCGCAAAGCTTGCTGGCTATACACAATCACCTCATCACCATCGACCAATCCATCTAATATTTGGGTACGTCCATCCATCGTGAGAGGCC carries:
- a CDS encoding Re/Si-specific NAD(P)(+) transhydrogenase subunit alpha, which codes for MRIGIPAETVAGEKRVATVPEVVEKLIKLGFSVTVESGAGDAANCSDDSYRAAGAEIVSGAPELWATSDIVFKVSVPTSAEVELMREGGILIGFIWPAQNPELMKQLAAKKATVLAIDCLPRMLSRAQKMDALTSQAGVAGYRAVIEAANAFGRFFNGQITAAGKVPPAKVFIAGAGVAGLAAIGTAAGLGAIVRANDTRAEVADQVKSLGGEFVKVDYEEEGGGGGGYAKVMSEGFQQAQREMYAKQAREVDIIITTALIPGKPAPRLITAEMVQSMKPGSVIVDMAGERGGNCELTEPGQAVVKHGVTIIGYTDLNSRLAKQSSTLYGTNLFRLTEELCKTKDGIVNVNMEDDAIRGLTVIKDGEITWPAPAPKLPAAAAKPAAAKPVAAPAAHGGAGAPASLGKVAALFVAVAALFLLIGAYAPAAFLGHFTVFVLACFVGYMVVWNVTPALHTPLMSVTNAISSIIAIGALVQIAPPQSQNWLGMAIERPDGWILALAVLAIALTAINMIGGFAVTQRMLSMFRK
- the mutL gene encoding DNA mismatch repair endonuclease MutL, translated to MPTIHLLPDLLISQIAAGEVIERPASALKELLENSLDAGATDIAVQLENGGIKLLRVRDDGGGIAAEQLPLALMRHATSKIASLDDLQRVASMGFRGEALASMAAVAQLTLTSRTPDATHAWKVDAADGTQSEAAPASHPHGTSIEMRELYFNTPARRKFLKSESTEYAWCEETFKRIALSRPDVAFSLQHNGKNIWQLAATRSPRPLAGEGEASNWRTPVSRSPRPLAGEGLGERVAAILGAEFGQHAVTVERRIGALHLYGIAALPAYSRSTRDEQYFFVNGRFVRDKVLMHAVRQAYQDILHHQRHPAFVLFLEMPPEQVDVNVHPAKSEVRFRESQGIHQFVFHALQDALSATMKAASPDSPNDILDSSFPRKRESSVPFNELDSRFRGNDGSTAYSQQPIPFSAAQPQAAYKLWGFQTESGKSEVASGQSNAASTHHSPLPTPHEHPLGFALGQLSGIYILAQNQQGLIVVDMHAAHERIVYERLKIAFDAQQMPTQPLLIPVTFAAEALDVATAEEEQEALQKLGFDITPISTNTLAVRAMPAMLKQSHAETAAREVLHELRDFGATRALTERRNELLATLACHSAVRANQQLSIPEMNAILREMEQTERADQCNHGRPTWFQVTLAELDAMFMRGK
- the pntB gene encoding Re/Si-specific NAD(P)(+) transhydrogenase subunit beta, yielding MSASLVTVSYIGAIILFILSLGGLSSPESSRRGNLYGIIGMTIAVLATVFGPRVTMAGIPWIIGAMVVGGSIGLYAARKVQMTQMPELVALMHSLVGLAAMLVGFASYIDTSIAFSGAEKAIHELEIYIGIYIGAVTFSGSIIAFGKLSGKIGGKPMLLPARHWLNFAGALLVVYFAYDFMHGETVGDGTLALVVMTTIGLLFGIHMVMAIGGADMPVVVSMLNSYSGWAAAATGFMLSNDLLIVVGALVGSSGAILSYIMCRAMNRNFISVIAGGFGTGGGKPAKADGDAQPAGEVVPISAAETAELLGSAKSVIIVPGYGMAVAQAQHTVYEITQLLREKGVNVRFGIHPVAGRMPGHMNVLLAEAKVPYDIVMEMDELNADFPDTDVSIVIGANDIVNPAAQEDPTSPIAGMPVLEVWKAKTSIVMKRSMATGYAGVDNPLFYKENNRMLFGDAKKMLEEVFVALKA